One window from the genome of Streptomyces cadmiisoli encodes:
- a CDS encoding AMP-dependent synthetase/ligase → MGVRRDLKRARRRTDLAARTRIETFRDEYGVVREVRAPPLAPRAEDATTADIPFTNALQAPDAVVLRRERDGGRQSVTAAAFAGEVASVAKGLIAAGVEPGDRVAVMSRTRYEWTVLDFAVWAAGGQSVPIYATSSAEQVEWIVRDSGARHVVTETAENTATVTTATAGHPHPPRIWELDAAALDDLTALGREVTDEEVTKRRTALTPDTIATVCYTSGTTGRPKGCVLTHGNLHAEAANTVELLHPVFEAVTGRTASTLLFLPLAHILGRTLQIACLMARIEIGHCPSIKPDELRPALRAFRPTFLVGVPYLFEKIHDTGRATAERIGRGASFDRAHRVGVRFGEACLDKFLGRGRGPGPGLYAAWALYDLLVYRRIRKELGGRTRYAISGGSPLDRDLNLFFHAAGIIVYEGYGLTETTAAATIVPPLGPRPGTVGLPVPGTAVRIAQDGEVLVEGGIVFGAYWNNPAATDAVLTDGWFATGDLGSLDDDGYLTITGRKKDIIVTSGGKNVSPAVLEDRLRSRPPVGQCLVVGDNRPFVAALVALDAEAVAHWLAVRRLPADTPMSEVVRDPRIRAEVQKAVDHANQAVSRAESIRAFTLVEGDFTEENGLLTPSLKVKRHAALAAYAREIEALYAPLS, encoded by the coding sequence ATGGGCGTACGCAGGGATCTGAAACGGGCGAGGCGGCGCACCGACCTGGCCGCCCGCACCAGGATCGAGACCTTCAGGGACGAGTACGGAGTGGTGCGCGAGGTTCGCGCACCGCCCCTCGCTCCGCGCGCCGAGGACGCCACGACCGCGGACATCCCCTTCACCAACGCGCTTCAGGCTCCGGACGCCGTGGTCCTGCGCCGCGAGCGCGACGGCGGCCGGCAGTCCGTCACCGCGGCGGCCTTCGCCGGTGAAGTCGCCTCCGTGGCGAAGGGGTTGATCGCCGCCGGGGTGGAACCGGGCGACCGTGTCGCTGTGATGTCCCGCACCCGCTACGAGTGGACGGTCCTGGACTTCGCCGTCTGGGCCGCCGGCGGCCAGTCCGTCCCGATCTACGCCACCTCCTCGGCGGAGCAGGTGGAGTGGATCGTCCGCGACTCGGGCGCCCGTCACGTCGTGACCGAAACCGCCGAGAACACCGCCACGGTCACCACCGCCACGGCCGGCCACCCCCACCCGCCCCGCATCTGGGAACTCGACGCGGCAGCCCTCGACGACCTCACCGCCCTCGGACGTGAGGTGACCGACGAGGAGGTCACCAAGCGCCGTACCGCGCTGACCCCCGACACGATCGCGACCGTGTGCTACACCTCGGGCACCACCGGCCGGCCGAAGGGCTGTGTGCTCACCCACGGCAACCTGCACGCCGAGGCCGCCAACACGGTCGAGCTGCTGCACCCCGTCTTCGAGGCGGTCACCGGCCGGACGGCCTCCACCCTCCTCTTCCTGCCCCTCGCCCACATCCTCGGCCGCACCCTCCAGATCGCCTGCCTGATGGCCCGTATCGAGATCGGTCACTGTCCGAGCATCAAGCCCGACGAACTCCGTCCGGCGCTGCGGGCGTTCCGCCCCACGTTCCTGGTCGGCGTCCCGTACCTGTTCGAGAAGATCCACGACACCGGGCGGGCCACGGCCGAGAGGATCGGCCGCGGCGCCTCCTTCGACCGCGCGCATCGCGTCGGGGTCCGCTTCGGCGAGGCCTGTCTCGACAAGTTCCTGGGCCGCGGCAGGGGGCCGGGCCCCGGCCTGTACGCCGCGTGGGCCCTGTACGACCTGCTGGTCTACCGTCGTATCCGCAAGGAACTCGGTGGCCGCACGCGGTACGCGATCAGCGGCGGCTCACCGCTCGACCGCGACCTGAACCTGTTCTTCCACGCGGCCGGGATCATCGTCTACGAGGGCTACGGCCTGACCGAGACGACGGCCGCCGCCACCATCGTCCCGCCCCTGGGTCCCCGTCCCGGCACCGTGGGCCTGCCCGTGCCCGGCACCGCCGTGCGCATCGCGCAGGACGGCGAGGTCCTCGTCGAGGGCGGCATCGTCTTCGGCGCGTACTGGAACAACCCGGCGGCCACGGACGCGGTGCTCACCGACGGCTGGTTCGCCACCGGGGACCTGGGTTCCCTGGACGACGACGGGTACCTCACCATCACGGGCCGCAAGAAGGACATCATCGTCACGTCCGGCGGCAAGAACGTCTCGCCGGCCGTCCTGGAGGACCGTCTGCGCAGCCGTCCGCCGGTCGGCCAGTGCCTCGTCGTCGGGGACAACCGCCCCTTCGTCGCGGCCCTGGTCGCGCTCGACGCCGAGGCCGTGGCGCACTGGCTGGCCGTCCGCCGGCTGCCCGCGGACACCCCGATGTCCGAGGTGGTCCGCGACCCGCGGATCCGCGCCGAGGTCCAGAAGGCCGTCGACCACGCCAACCAGGCGGTCTCCCGCGCGGAGTCGATCCGGGCCTTCACCCTCGTCGAAGGCGACTTCACCGAGGAGAACGGCCTGCTGACCCCGTCCTTGAAGGTGAAGCGGCACGCGGCGCTGGCGGCGTACGCACGGGAGATCGAGGCGCTCTACGCGCCCTTGAGCTGA